One Festucalex cinctus isolate MCC-2025b chromosome 1, RoL_Fcin_1.0, whole genome shotgun sequence genomic region harbors:
- the ush1ga gene encoding pre-mRNA splicing regulator USH1G isoform X2, with translation MNDRYHKAARDGYLHLLKEATRKDLNAPDEDGMTPTLWAAYHGNLEALRLIVARGGNPDKCDIWGNTPLHLAAANGHHNCLFFLVSFGANIWCLDNDYHTPLDMAATKNHMDCVRYLDSIASKQMGLNPKLVNKLKERAFRDAEQRIKECAKMQKKHHKRMEKKFHKEVPEASVSDVMSFSSYSSGSVSHKVHNFNAAAVSVPYSQATLHATNRGKTKIQKKLEKKKQGDGTFKIYEDGRRSVRSLSGLQLGNDVMFLKPGTYINPKDYGRRNIRDMFPRDHNDDAISRAISEPDLHGTNADHSEVSTDSGHDSLFNRPGLGTMVFRRNYVSGGMFDLGDPDGTDGSGNTVRLRSRLHPHRSLDEDSIGSARSLQERNLEELPWEEVELGLDDDDEAHTSPLEVFLATQSMSEFFSIFRREKIDLQALLLCSDHDLKSIHIPLGPRKKILDACQRRLETIEDPECIEDTEL, from the exons ATGAATGACAGGTACCACAAGGCGGCCCGGGACGGCTACCTGCACCTGCTGAAGGAGGCCACCCGCAAAGACCTTAATGCACCCGACGAGGATGGCATGACACCGACGCTATGGGCGGCCTACCACGGAAACCTGGAGGCTCTGCGGCTCATTGTGGCGAGGGG TGGGAACCCTGACAAGTGTGACATATGGGGCAACACCCCACTCCATCTAGCCGCTGCCAATGGTCATCACAACTGCCTTTTCTTCCTGGTGTCGTTTGGCGCCAACATATGGTGCCTGGATAATGACTACCACACGCCACTTGATATGGCTGCCACCAAGAATCACATGGACTGTGTCCGCTACCTGGACTCCATCGCCTCCAAGCAAATGGGGCTCAACCCTAAGCTAGTGAACAAACTTAAAGAGCGGGCGTTTCGAGACGCCGAGCAGCGCATCAAAGAATGCGCCAAGATGCAGAAGAAGCACCATAAGCGCATGGAAAAGAAGTTCCACAAGGAGGTGCCCGAGGCATCAGTGTCGGACGTCATGAGTTTTTCCAGTTACAGCAGCGGCTCTGTGAGCCACAAGGTGCACAACTTCAACGCAGCCGCCGTCAGTGTGCCATATTCACAG GCTACTCTTCATGCCACAAACCGAGGGAAGACAAAGATCCAGAAGAAGCTGGAGAAAAAGAAACAAGGAGATGGGACCTTTAAGATCTATGAGGACGGGAGGAGAAGTGTACGCTCCCTCTCTGGACTCCAACTGGGCAACGATGTCATGTTCCTCAAACCTGGCACATACATCAACCCGAAGGATTATGGCCGCCGCAATATTCGCGACATGTTCCCCAGAGACCACAATGACGACGCCATTTCACGTGCCATCAGTGAGCCAGACCTCCACGGGACCAATGCAGATCACTCGGAGGTTAGCACAGACTCAGGACATGATTCCCTGTTCAACCGGCCCGGTCTAGGCACCATGGTCTTCAGGAGGAACTATGTGAGCGGGGGGATGTTTGACCTGGGCGATCCAGACGGAACCGATGGCTCAGGCAACACGGTGCGTCTACGCAGTAGACTGCACCCTCACCGCAGCCTGGATGAGGACAGCATCGGAAGCGCTCGCAGCCTGCAGGAGAGAAACCTGGAGGAGCTTCCCTGGGAGGAGGTGGAATTGGGGCTGGACGATGACGACGAGGCCCACACCAGCCCTCTGGAGGTCTTCTTGGCCACGCAGAGCATGAGCGAGTTCTTCTCCATCTTTAGGAGGGAAAAGATCGATCTTCAAGCACTGCTGCTCTGCTCTGACCATGATCTCAAGAGCATCCACATCCCTTTAGGACCCAGGAAAAAGATCTTAGATGCCTGTCAGAGACGCCTTGAGACCATAGAGGACCCAGAGTGCATTGAGGACACTGAACT ATGA
- the ush1ga gene encoding pre-mRNA splicing regulator USH1G isoform X1, with translation MNDRYHKAARDGYLHLLKEATRKDLNAPDEDGMTPTLWAAYHGNLEALRLIVARGGNPDKCDIWGNTPLHLAAANGHHNCLFFLVSFGANIWCLDNDYHTPLDMAATKNHMDCVRYLDSIASKQMGLNPKLVNKLKERAFRDAEQRIKECAKMQKKHHKRMEKKFHKEVPEASVSDVMSFSSYSSGSVSHKVHNFNAAAVSVPYSQATLHATNRGKTKIQKKLEKKKQGDGTFKIYEDGRRSVRSLSGLQLGNDVMFLKPGTYINPKDYGRRNIRDMFPRDHNDDAISRAISEPDLHGTNADHSEVSTDSGHDSLFNRPGLGTMVFRRNYVSGGMFDLGDPDGTDGSGNTVRLRSRLHPHRSLDEDSIGSARSLQERNLEELPWEEVELGLDDDDEAHTSPLEVFLATQSMSEFFSIFRREKIDLQALLLCSDHDLKSIHIPLGPRKKILDACQRRLETIEDPECIEDTEL, from the exons ATGAATGACAGGTACCACAAGGCGGCCCGGGACGGCTACCTGCACCTGCTGAAGGAGGCCACCCGCAAAGACCTTAATGCACCCGACGAGGATGGCATGACACCGACGCTATGGGCGGCCTACCACGGAAACCTGGAGGCTCTGCGGCTCATTGTGGCGAGGGG TGGGAACCCTGACAAGTGTGACATATGGGGCAACACCCCACTCCATCTAGCCGCTGCCAATGGTCATCACAACTGCCTTTTCTTCCTGGTGTCGTTTGGCGCCAACATATGGTGCCTGGATAATGACTACCACACGCCACTTGATATGGCTGCCACCAAGAATCACATGGACTGTGTCCGCTACCTGGACTCCATCGCCTCCAAGCAAATGGGGCTCAACCCTAAGCTAGTGAACAAACTTAAAGAGCGGGCGTTTCGAGACGCCGAGCAGCGCATCAAAGAATGCGCCAAGATGCAGAAGAAGCACCATAAGCGCATGGAAAAGAAGTTCCACAAGGAGGTGCCCGAGGCATCAGTGTCGGACGTCATGAGTTTTTCCAGTTACAGCAGCGGCTCTGTGAGCCACAAGGTGCACAACTTCAACGCAGCCGCCGTCAGTGTGCCATATTCACAG GCTACTCTTCATGCCACAAACCGAGGGAAGACAAAGATCCAGAAGAAGCTGGAGAAAAAGAAACAAGGAGATGGGACCTTTAAGATCTATGAGGACGGGAGGAGAAGTGTACGCTCCCTCTCTGGACTCCAACTGGGCAACGATGTCATGTTCCTCAAACCTGGCACATACATCAACCCGAAGGATTATGGCCGCCGCAATATTCGCGACATGTTCCCCAGAGACCACAATGACGACGCCATTTCACGTGCCATCAGTGAGCCAGACCTCCACGGGACCAATGCAGATCACTCGGAGGTTAGCACAGACTCAGGACATGATTCCCTGTTCAACCGGCCCGGTCTAGGCACCATGGTCTTCAGGAGGAACTATGTGAGCGGGGGGATGTTTGACCTGGGCGATCCAGACGGAACCGATGGCTCAGGCAACACGGTGCGTCTACGCAGTAGACTGCACCCTCACCGCAGCCTGGATGAGGACAGCATCGGAAGCGCTCGCAGCCTGCAGGAGAGAAACCTGGAGGAGCTTCCCTGGGAGGAGGTGGAATTGGGGCTGGACGATGACGACGAGGCCCACACCAGCCCTCTGGAGGTCTTCTTGGCCACGCAGAGCATGAGCGAGTTCTTCTCCATCTTTAGGAGGGAAAAGATCGATCTTCAAGCACTGCTGCTCTGCTCTGACCATGATCTCAAGAGCATCCACATCCCTTTAGGACCCAGGAAAAAGATCTTAGATGCCTGTCAGAGACGCCTTGAGACCATAGAGGACCCAGAGTGCATTGAGGACACTGAACTGTAA
- the ush1ga gene encoding pre-mRNA splicing regulator USH1G isoform X3 — translation MNDRYHKAARDGYLHLLKEATRKDLNAPDEDGMTPTLWAAYHGNLEALRLIVARGGNPDKCDIWGNTPLHLAAANGHHNCLFFLVSFGANIWCLDNDYHTPLDMAATKNHMDCVRYLDSIASKQMGLNPKLVNKLKERAFRDAEQRIKECAKMQKKHHKRMEKKFHKEVPEASVSDVMSFSSYSSGSVSHKATLHATNRGKTKIQKKLEKKKQGDGTFKIYEDGRRSVRSLSGLQLGNDVMFLKPGTYINPKDYGRRNIRDMFPRDHNDDAISRAISEPDLHGTNADHSEVSTDSGHDSLFNRPGLGTMVFRRNYVSGGMFDLGDPDGTDGSGNTVRLRSRLHPHRSLDEDSIGSARSLQERNLEELPWEEVELGLDDDDEAHTSPLEVFLATQSMSEFFSIFRREKIDLQALLLCSDHDLKSIHIPLGPRKKILDACQRRLETIEDPECIEDTEL, via the exons ATGAATGACAGGTACCACAAGGCGGCCCGGGACGGCTACCTGCACCTGCTGAAGGAGGCCACCCGCAAAGACCTTAATGCACCCGACGAGGATGGCATGACACCGACGCTATGGGCGGCCTACCACGGAAACCTGGAGGCTCTGCGGCTCATTGTGGCGAGGGG TGGGAACCCTGACAAGTGTGACATATGGGGCAACACCCCACTCCATCTAGCCGCTGCCAATGGTCATCACAACTGCCTTTTCTTCCTGGTGTCGTTTGGCGCCAACATATGGTGCCTGGATAATGACTACCACACGCCACTTGATATGGCTGCCACCAAGAATCACATGGACTGTGTCCGCTACCTGGACTCCATCGCCTCCAAGCAAATGGGGCTCAACCCTAAGCTAGTGAACAAACTTAAAGAGCGGGCGTTTCGAGACGCCGAGCAGCGCATCAAAGAATGCGCCAAGATGCAGAAGAAGCACCATAAGCGCATGGAAAAGAAGTTCCACAAGGAGGTGCCCGAGGCATCAGTGTCGGACGTCATGAGTTTTTCCAGTTACAGCAGCGGCTCTGTGAGCCACAAG GCTACTCTTCATGCCACAAACCGAGGGAAGACAAAGATCCAGAAGAAGCTGGAGAAAAAGAAACAAGGAGATGGGACCTTTAAGATCTATGAGGACGGGAGGAGAAGTGTACGCTCCCTCTCTGGACTCCAACTGGGCAACGATGTCATGTTCCTCAAACCTGGCACATACATCAACCCGAAGGATTATGGCCGCCGCAATATTCGCGACATGTTCCCCAGAGACCACAATGACGACGCCATTTCACGTGCCATCAGTGAGCCAGACCTCCACGGGACCAATGCAGATCACTCGGAGGTTAGCACAGACTCAGGACATGATTCCCTGTTCAACCGGCCCGGTCTAGGCACCATGGTCTTCAGGAGGAACTATGTGAGCGGGGGGATGTTTGACCTGGGCGATCCAGACGGAACCGATGGCTCAGGCAACACGGTGCGTCTACGCAGTAGACTGCACCCTCACCGCAGCCTGGATGAGGACAGCATCGGAAGCGCTCGCAGCCTGCAGGAGAGAAACCTGGAGGAGCTTCCCTGGGAGGAGGTGGAATTGGGGCTGGACGATGACGACGAGGCCCACACCAGCCCTCTGGAGGTCTTCTTGGCCACGCAGAGCATGAGCGAGTTCTTCTCCATCTTTAGGAGGGAAAAGATCGATCTTCAAGCACTGCTGCTCTGCTCTGACCATGATCTCAAGAGCATCCACATCCCTTTAGGACCCAGGAAAAAGATCTTAGATGCCTGTCAGAGACGCCTTGAGACCATAGAGGACCCAGAGTGCATTGAGGACACTGAACT ATGA
- the LOC144002365 gene encoding tripartite motif-containing protein 16-like, with protein MTNMATSGSNSQEEPTVPCDTCMGEPGKAVKSCLTCLVSFCEDHLRPHLENAKFRSHRLVEPLRHVDARTCDVHRLPLERFCLTDGCCLCSDCCGQGHQDHATMFLEEARAQIEDELQKKHEEINRSIAATDKAMEKLRSNNENMKSVVQEVSAQVDQHFSKLQEAVVEARKQAAERLEAERRRALRQAEGMEAHLKQRKAELSKTLARMNKVARSECDVSFLQEYSQWKEGAADVCLPNVSVTRVDHVNSYVLVVASVTQELCDLILTTYHEKLSAISPGSQPQTPQVLLPDPKNSEDFLKYAKNLTFDPDTVHNFLRLTADNLKVTNTSPWQHSYVDHPDRFDHWRQAMTSQSIYEGRHYAEAELSGEGAHVGVTYKSIERKGQENAGCITANDFSWCIGRTSRGVSAWHAGVETPLEAQDVTRIGVYVDFCAAHVLFYHVSGSMRLLHKYNADFIEPLYLIAWLSKKENVVCLVNTK; from the exons ATGACAAACATGGCGACAAGTGGAAGTAACAGCCAGGAGGAGCCCACCGTCCCCTGCGATACGTGCATGGGTGAGCCGGGCAAGGCAGTCAAATCCTGCCTGACTTGCCTGGTATCCTTCTGCGAGGATCACCTCAGACCTCACCTCGAGAACGCCAAGTTCCGGAGCCACCGTCTGGTGGAGCCTCTGCGTCACGTGGATGCGCGCACATGCGATGTCCATCGTCTTCCGCTGGAGCGCTTCTGCCTGACGGACGGATGCTGCCTGTGCTCTGACTGCTGCGGTCAGGGGCACCAAGATCATGCCACTATGTTTTTGGAGGAGGCAAGGGCTCAGATTGAG GATGAGTTGCAGAAAAAGCATGAGGAGATAAATCGGAGCATTGCGGCCACAGACAAAGCAATGGAGAAGCTGCGGAGCAACAACGAAAACATGAAG TCTGTGGTGCAAGAGGTGTCTGCTCAGGTGGATCAGCACTTCTCCAAGCTGCAGGAGGCGGTGGTGGAGGCCAGGAAGCAGGCGGCAGAGCGGCTGGAGGCAGAGCGGAGGCGAGCGTTGCGCCAGGCGGAGGGCATGGAGGCTCACCTGAAGCAGAGGAAGGCGGAGCTGAGTAAAACCTTGGCGAGGATGAACAAAGTGGCGCGAAGCGAGTGCGACGTCTCCTTCCTGCAG GAATACTCGCAGTGGAAAGAGGGCGCGGCTGATGTTTGCTTGCCCAATGTCAGCGTGACTCGTGTGGACCATGTGAACTCTTACGTCCTGGTTGTAGCCAGTGTCACACAAGAGCTGTGTGACTTGATTCTCACCACCTACCATGAGAAGCTCAGTGCCATTTCTCCAG GCAGCCAACCCCAGACCCCACAAGTTTTGTTGCCTGATCCGAAGAACTCAGaagactttttaaaat ATGCAAAGAATTTGACATTTGACCCGGACACGGTCCATAACTTCCTGCGCCTAACAGCGGACAACCTGAAGGTGACCAACACCAGCCCATGGCAGCACAGTTACGTGGACCATCCCGATCGCTTCGACCATTGGCGCCAGGCGATGACATCACAGAGCATTTACGAGGGTCGCCACTACGCAGAGGCGGAGCTGAGTGGCGAGGGGGCTCATGTGGGCGTCACCTACAAGAGCATCGAGCGCAAGGGCCAAGAAAACGCCGGCTGCATCACCGCCAATGACTTTTCATGGTGCATCGGGAGGACCAGTCGAGGTGTGTCCGCCTGGCACGCCGGTGTGGAAACGCCATTGGAGGCTCAGGACGTGACAAGAATCGGCGTTTACGTTGACTTCTGTGCCGCCCATGTGTTGTTTTACCACGTGAGCGGGTCCATGAGGCTGCTGCACAAATACAATGCTGATTTTATTGAGCCATTGTATCTCATTGCATGGCTCTCAAAGAAGGAGAATGTAGTTTGTCTGGTTAATACAAAATGA
- the LOC144002259 gene encoding proton channel OTOP2-like, translating into MRTVAQKMLRTCNLLFTRKTTNSDTEAHPSNIETAAEMGNIQHLHDMEVAPADVHHVEAVAERGHHGGGWLLSGIVCINVLILGCALVSSSAFNSVAVTAVHRQILLIVLLALTMLWMLFYTTVTYRNNKDFITQDSHAGPVWLRAGLVLFGLLSLLMDIFKMANYIGYLHCDSAVKVAFPAVQAVFLFTQTYFLWVHAKDCVQLHTNVTRCGLMLMLSTNLVVWMATVTEESIHQTDAPDLNVSISPKMYRDSYDQVAKCSCSHSACSTFKEAFYYLYPFNIEYSLFASAMAYVMWQNVGRLAADHGHRRAKFRPKEVLAGPALGFLLLVVGVVTFVVYEVEITFEDEAVRRHALLIHFAVNIVIVSLMCVSAAAGCVVYRLDRRQHVSEKNPARSLDVRLLVGASMGQFIISYFSVVAAAVTGPGDHLDALNLSWAVLMLLQLCLQNYFIIEGLHREPFHVMREDSLHTNAGVFQERGEASGVTTQTSRCRMMAAMPPNWKRRVLKEVCAFLMLANIILWIMPAFGARPQFDHNVEMKFYKFTMWTAIVNIGLPFGIFYRMHSVASLFEVYIIS; encoded by the exons atgAGAACTGTGGCGCAAAAGATGCTAAGGACCTGCAACTTATTGTTTACGAG GAAAACCACAAACAGCGACACAGAGGCCCACCCGTCTAACATCGAAACTGCCGCCGAAATGGGGAATATCCAGCACTTGCACGACATGGAGGTGGCCCCAGCCGACGTGCACCACGTGGAGGCGGTGGCCGAGCGCGGCCACCACGGTGGCGGCTGGCTCCTGTCGGGCATTGTGTGCATCAACGTCCTGATCCTGGGCTGCGCGCTGGTCAGCAGCAGCGCCTTCAACAGCGTTGCCGTCACGGCCGTGCACCGTCAGATCTTGCTCATTGTCCTCCTCGCCCTCACCATGCTCTGGATGCTCTTTTACACCACAGTCACCTACCGCAACAACAAAGACTTCATAACACAGGACAGCCACGCGGGGCCAGTGTGGCTCCGAG CTGGACTTGTGCTGTTTGGCCTGCTCAGTCTGCTCATGGATATCTTCAAGATGGCCAACTACATCGGTTACCTTCACTGTGACTCTGCTGTCAAAGTGGCCTTCCCTGCTGTGCAAGCAGTGTTTTTATTCACCCAG ACTTACTTCCTGTGGGTCCACGCAAAGGATTGCGTGCAGCTGCACACAAATGTGACTCG GTGCGGCCTCATGCTCATGCTCTCCACTAACTTGGTGGTGTGGATGGCGACCGTCACCGAGGAGTCAATTCACCAGACGGACGCTCCTGATCTGAACGTCAGCATTTCACCCAAGATGTACAGAG ACAGTTACGACCAAGTGGCCAAGTGCAGCTGCAGTCACTCTGCGTGCAGCACCTTCAAGGAGGCCTTTTACTACCTGTACCCCTTCAACATCGAGTACAGCCTCTTTGCCTCAGCCATGGCCTACGTCATGTGGCAAAACGTGGGCCGCCTGGCAGCCGACCACGGCCACCGCAGGGCCAAGTTCCGTCCCAAGGAGGTGCTGGCGGGCCCTGCACTGGGCTTCCTGCTGCTCGTGGTGGGCGTGGTGACCTTCGTAGTGTATGAAGTGGAGATCACCTTTGAGGACGAAGCCGTGCGCCGGCACGCCCTGCTCATCCATTTTGCCGTGAACATCGTCATCGTCAGCCTCATGTGCgtctccgccgccgccggctgCGTGGTCTACAGGCTGGACCGCCGCCAGCACGTGTCCGAGAAGAACCCCGCCCGCAGCCTGGACGTGCGGTTGCTGGTGGGGGCCTCCATGGGCCAGTTCATCATCAGCTACTTCTCCGTGGTGGCGGCGGCCGTCACGGGGCCTGGCGACCACCTGGATGCCCTCAACTTGTCGTGGGCCGTCCTCATGCTGCTGCAGCTGTGCCTGCAGAACTACTTCATCATCGAGGGCCTCCACCGCGAGCCCTTCCACGTCATGCGGGAAGACTCCCTGCACACCAACGCCGGCGTCTTCCAGGAGCGTGGCGAGGCCAGCGGCGTCACAACGCAGACATCGAGGTGCAGGATGATGGCAGCCATGCCACCAAACTGGAAGAGGAGAGTGCTGAAGGAAGTGTGCGCCTTTCTGATGCTCGCTAACATCATT CTGTGGATCATGCCTGCCTTTGGGGCTCGGCCTCAGTTTGACCACAACGTGGAGATGAAGTTTTACAAGTTCACCATGTGGACGGCCATCGTCAACATCGGACTCCCTTTCGGAATCTTCTACCGTATGCACTCAGTGGCCAGTCTCTTTGAAGTGTACATCATTTCGTAA